The proteins below are encoded in one region of Aquisphaera giovannonii:
- a CDS encoding IS1380 family transposase gives MKTTVREKLRRSKRRLERRLENRPGEERESPMFTATDVHYELSSRARGIACGGVGALMMVARASGLIGDIDSRLKLLRRHLPYHESDHVLNVALNIAAGGSRIEHIELRRNDEAFLDALGAGRIPDPTTEGDFCRRFEGPDVLDLMDAFNAARLRVWRQQPAGFFERAIIDVDGTLVGTGAECKAGIDIAYDGTWGYHPLVVSLANTSEPPFLADRPGNRPSHDEAWVYEEKAIALCRRAGFREVLLRGDTDFSQTRRLDRWDDAGHVRFIFGLDAMPNLVALAEALPEGAYGYLERPEPPIGTVPRERPERHKAKVVEAREFETIGTLEEMVAEFDYRPTACDRAYRVVVLRKRLARDKGQMRLFEEYRYFFFITNDRERPAEAVVLDANRRCNQENLVAQLKGGVHALATPVDDLVSNWAYMVMASLAWSLKAWSALLLPISPRHAERHEAQKRALLAMEFRTFRAAMIEMPCQIIRGGRRLIYRILSWNP, from the coding sequence GTGAAGACCACTGTCCGCGAGAAGCTGCGGCGGAGCAAGAGGAGACTCGAGAGACGGCTGGAGAATCGTCCCGGGGAGGAACGCGAGTCCCCCATGTTCACGGCCACCGACGTCCACTACGAGCTCTCCTCCCGAGCCCGCGGCATCGCCTGCGGCGGCGTCGGCGCCCTGATGATGGTCGCCCGCGCCTCCGGCCTGATCGGCGACATCGACTCCCGACTCAAGCTCCTGAGGCGGCACCTCCCCTATCACGAGTCCGACCACGTCCTCAACGTCGCCCTGAACATCGCCGCCGGCGGCAGCCGCATCGAGCACATCGAGCTGCGACGCAACGACGAGGCCTTCCTCGACGCCCTCGGCGCCGGGCGGATCCCCGACCCCACCACCGAGGGCGACTTCTGCCGCCGCTTCGAGGGGCCCGACGTCCTGGACCTCATGGACGCCTTCAACGCGGCCCGGCTCCGCGTCTGGCGGCAGCAGCCCGCCGGCTTCTTCGAGCGGGCGATCATCGACGTCGACGGCACCCTCGTCGGCACCGGCGCCGAGTGCAAGGCGGGCATCGACATCGCCTACGACGGCACCTGGGGCTATCACCCGCTGGTCGTCTCGCTGGCCAACACCTCCGAGCCGCCGTTCCTGGCCGACCGCCCCGGCAACCGGCCGTCGCACGACGAGGCGTGGGTCTACGAGGAGAAGGCCATCGCGCTGTGCCGCCGAGCCGGCTTCCGCGAGGTCCTGCTGCGCGGCGACACCGACTTCTCGCAGACGAGGCGGCTGGATCGCTGGGACGACGCCGGCCACGTCCGCTTCATCTTCGGCCTCGACGCGATGCCCAACCTGGTCGCCCTGGCCGAGGCCCTGCCCGAGGGCGCCTACGGCTACCTGGAGCGGCCCGAGCCGCCCATCGGGACCGTGCCCCGCGAGCGGCCCGAGCGGCACAAGGCGAAGGTCGTCGAGGCCCGCGAATTCGAGACGATCGGGACGCTCGAGGAGATGGTCGCGGAGTTCGACTATCGGCCCACGGCCTGCGACCGCGCGTATCGGGTCGTGGTGCTCCGCAAGCGGCTGGCGAGGGACAAGGGCCAGATGCGCCTGTTCGAGGAGTACCGATACTTCTTCTTCATCACCAACGACCGCGAGCGGCCCGCCGAGGCGGTCGTCCTGGATGCGAACCGGCGGTGCAATCAGGAGAACCTGGTCGCGCAGCTGAAGGGCGGGGTGCACGCGCTGGCGACGCCGGTGGACGACCTGGTGAGCAACTGGGCGTACATGGTGATGGCGAGCCTGGCCTGGAGCCTGAAGGCGTGGTCGGCGCTGCTGCTGCCGATCTCGCCGCGGCACGCCGAGCGTCACGAGGCCCAGAAGCGGGCCCTGCTGGCGATGGAGTTCCGGACGTTCCGAGCGGCGATGATCGAGATGCCCTGCCAGATCATCCGAGGTGGCAGGAGGTTGATCTACCGGATCCTGTCGTGGAACCCGTAG